In the genome of Equus caballus isolate H_3958 breed thoroughbred chromosome 3, TB-T2T, whole genome shotgun sequence, the window ctcttattattttccttctgagtGGTGACCAGAAGCCACTTAATACAGTTCTTCGAGAAAGCTGGGGTGGTTTATTCTTCAAGAAAATTTGGTCCTAAAGATTCTACCAGAAGAAAAAGGTATAACTGACTGTACTCtgagaggcttttttttttatgtttgtattatttttcagttcCTGGCTACTATCTCTTTCACAGGTTCCTGAAGGTTTAAGCCCTTCACTGGTCCAGTAGTTGTAACCTGTTAAAATGTGTCGATGGATCTGGAGGTGCATGTGAGGAGACCTTCACAGCGAATGCCGGAGGCTGGTGGGAGAAGCATGGCATCAGTGGCATTTTACACTATTAGAAGGGGAGGCCATGTTTTTGTACGACAAGAAGGTTTATTGGTGTAGAATCAGTGTACTGAAAGCTTATAGCAAGAAAGAATGCAGTTAGCAGAGCTTCCTGTTTACAAGGGTTCTGGAACCTTTCTTCTGGGAGACCTGTAATAGAGAACCCATATGTTTGTGAAATGGAAGACTCAGACAGCTTGCATTTGACCCCTGGCGAAGGATAGGGTTCTTCCAAGTGGGAAGAGCAGTACCTGCTAAGGAAGAGACCTCTAACTCTTTACCGTGTCCCAGAATGTTACTGCCGCTCGGGCCTCGGGGGCCATCCAGAGGTGAGCCGCTGGTTTGAGCTGCTCATGGAAGAGATCAGGGAACTGGGGGCAGGGAGCTTAAGGCACTCAGCAAATTTATGGCTGAGCTGTAATTTGGACCCAGCAAGGCCGGAGAGCCTGCCTTTACATGATCTTACTTTGTTTTCTGGATGTCGGTTGGTTGGAGCACAAGCAATAAAGCACTGTCTGTGTCAGAACACTGTTTTCATCTCACTCTGAGCTGGCATCTTCCTCACCAGGCCTGCGCCCTTTCTCCTAATTCTCTTCTAGGAGGCAAAAGGATGCAGTGGAAAGACTCAGGGTTTGTATTCAGACAGTCCTAAGTTCAAGGTTCAGCTTCACTGTTTAATGGCTGTGTAACCTtaagcaaatcacttaacttctctgagtgtctgtttccttgtctgtaaaacgAGGATAACAATGACCTTTCTGAGGCCTGTCCTTCAGGAGGCGCTCAGTGAGAAGGATCCCTGCGGTGGGTGAGGTGAGAGGTCCTGTCACCTTAGGGATTTCCAGTTGCCTTGGGGTGTTTTCTGCCACACTCCCACTAGACTCTATACCACTTGGCTGCTTCTGTACCAtaaatgagggaagaaaaaaggctAAAAACAGCACAGAAATGAGTCAAAAGGAACCTCTTTATTGATTGTCTCAGCAACGCAGGGCTGGAACACCACGTTTTAGGCCCTCCGCTCCCATCCCGTTTCCCTCTGCCGGAGGGAAGCCTTGCTCTCAGGCAGTGCTGGCCGCCAGCCTTGCATTAGTTCTCAGCGATAGTTTTCTGAACCCAATCCAGGATGGAGGGCACCTTCACGTACACTCCATACTCGGCCACAGCACAGCTCTTATCAAAGCTCAGGATCCCAGCCGCGTACCAGGTGTCGTCCTCCTCATCGTGAATGACAAAGGCACTGCCAGCATCGCCGTAGCAGGTGTCCTCCTGAAACTTGGACAGGCCAGCACAGAAGGTGTGTTCATTCAGGATGGGCTGCACGCCGACAGAGCTCCTGTTTGTCTTCTTTTCGGGCACAGTGCTGCCTTCGTAGTGCTTCACACAGGTGTCTTGGTCAGCCACCGGCAGCGTGACGTACTTCAGTAGCTCCGTGAAATTAAAGTTGGCATTTCGCCCCCAGCCAGACACATAACCCACACGCCCCACTTGCGCATAATCTTTTGAAGGTAGGCAGATGGGCATGACTCTCTCACCAACGGGCACCTTCTCTTTGAGCTTGATGAGCCCGATGTCTACCTCCTGATAGTCCGGGTGGAAGACCACCTTCTCAATCTCCACAGGCTGCTTTCTCCCCACATAGAGTTTTAAAGTAGGGGCAATGTCTTTTGGTTTTGCATCAGGTGTATGATTCAGGAAGAGATTCTGAGCCGTGGTCAGCAGCCATTGTTCACTGATCAGTGTGGCCCCTGTGGTGAGGTTGTGGCGGGACACCAGCTTAGCCTGCCAGGGAAAGCTGCCTTTGGCGTCCAGCAATCCACCTATAATCCGTTGCACCTGATCCACTGGATTCTTGGGCTTTCCACACACTGTGAAGGAGAGCAAGAAAATCACAAGCAGAAATATGAGTCTCCCAATCTGGGTCAGAGGGGTGAGAGTATGAGCTATTGCTGCTGTCCCTCATCGTTCATTTCTTCAGAGCTAGAGATATTTACGTGCTTTGCCCTTACTATCTGCTTCTCTCATTTCCAATGTTTACAGTTTAAactgattcttttttattattattattgtttacaTTGCTAAGATAGAACTCTTCCTGCTTTTCTAAATCCAAAAAAAGCGATGCTGAGATTTTCAAAGCCTagttgatgagctgtgtgtataTTTAAACAATTTATCACAACCAAGAAATGTCCACAATTTTCTGAAATTCATTGTAAGGGCAAGGAGCTATAATAATTCACTCCCTCTGAATAAAAATTCGCTCTGAATAAACAGGGATCTGTAGCAGCGTTGGATGGAGCTCAGATTGTATAGATACTGCAGTTAACACAAGGCGGGTTAGCAGTTCTGCACCACAAGTAGCAGACAAGAGTAGGCAAAACCCTCTTGTTCcatgagggaagaggagagagcaacAGCTCTTCCTAATAACGGGGAACAGAAGTCCTGGCCCATCGGGAGATGGGCCTCCTGCGTCAGACTTCCATGAATTAAGGTTTTGTTACATCCTCCCTTGACTTGTTCTTCCTGGGCTTTATTTACCCCTGACCCTGGGCTTTGTAGGCTGGCTGTCTGTACATACAGGGTCTCCTGATCCTCTGGGGGTGGTGTAGACAGTGGATTCAGTCAATGCCCTGCAAGCCCAAATGAACGAGGTCCTTTGTGAGCTTTATCGAGGAGTCGTCACCTAACTGCTCACTTCTCTACCCGGCCGTTTGTGGTTCTCTGTGGCCCCTTGTCTTGGCTCTTGTATGTTCAGAGGAAACCACAGAAAGGATGTGCCTCTGGGACATTTCGACCCAGATGCCTGCTGGTGCACCAGACCCTTAACCTACCCTTGGTCTGCTTCCCAGGGCCCCTGCCTTCCTACCTGCTTCACATTCAGGAAGTTTCGTTCCGCTGGCCTTATTTACCCACTGCTTCTCGCTGTTTAAGGCATACACTcctaaaacaaaaggaaagaaatgagccAAAAGGGAAATTGAATTGGGACCTAGTGTGGgaagagaagatatttaaaaaggagacttaaagagaaggaggagaaggcaggggcagaggagaggaggaagggggagcaCCGTGCTGGAAGCCAAGTGCTGGGGGCACCGCTGAGGCCCAGCAGGACAGATCTGTGGTCATGGAGATCATGGATCATGGCAGAACAGGGTAGGAATCAGGGTTCGAACCCTGACGCTCCCTCTTACAGTaagttgggcaagttactcaacatctctgtgcctcagtttcctcattagcaAAATGAGAGTAATACTAGTATCTCTTCAGAGCAGTGTCATCAGGACCAAGTGAGCAGATAAatgtaaagcacttggaacagtgcCAGGAACGCAGGGCCAGGAGCTCACTAGGTAAGGGCTCGTGTCATCGTCACCATCATCAGCATTCGTTCTTTACCACACCTACTCCCATAGATGTAGGTCTCCCTCTGAGATGGGTAGGCTATGTGGCATCACCTCCCCTTAACAAAGGAGAACCTTGAGGCTGAGAAAAGTTAGTTTGCCCAAAAGGCCACAGCTACTGATGACAAAACCCTTATTAGAATCTAAATCTCCTGCTCTAAGGAGATCCCATGAACTTCCTGGCCACTGACACCCAGCCCCATTTATCATGGAAGCGCTGGGCTGGGGAGGATATGGAGATACTTGTCCAGGTCTTACCATCTCCTTCACTGCGCAGTCTGTAGTAATTCTTACACTGATAGCGAACCAAGTGCTCCACGTAGCCATTCGGAATctcggggggctttgggcagcTGTCATCTGcagaaaaagacaggaagaggaggTTAGGATTCAGAAACTGCTCCCAGAGACCTGTGAGAAGTCCGATGAGAAGAAGCTGCCCTGCACATCAACCTCTCCCACCCCAAGTGGAAGCCAAGGGGAGGGCAGTCTCGCCTTACTTCTGGCTGGCTCCCCTGTGTTCTTCATGGTACTGAAAGACCAGACATTAGGATGAGAAGGAGGAACTGGGTCCTCCCGAAGAGAGGGTGCAGATCTGAGAGGGTCAAAGAGGGACAGCAGTGCTGGGATGTCCAGCTCCCACCCAAACCCAAAGCCCTACCTGTGAAATCTGTGGCCTCATTGCCAGTGTCCACAGCGAAAAGCTGCCCCCAGAGCAGGAGGGCGACAACGGCTCCCAGGGCGCtgcagagagaagacaggaaggagTGCTCAGCTGGGCTCCCTGctttgtgacacacacacacccctcccatTAGGCAGccagaaaagaagacaagaagacGGATCCGTGAAAGTGCTCGAGCTGAGACGCTCCCCCTCACCCACCCACATACACACTTGAGCGGCTTCCCAGTGCACCCAGGTTCCAGCAAGCTCTATGCACTGGGAACACTACATGAGCTTCCCCAGAGAGGAACCAGCAAGGTAGCAAGGCACATCAGTGTGTAGGCCTCAGTTTCTGGCAGCATTCAGGAAACATTAAATTGGTAATAATTTATGACCTCTCCAGCAAAGAAACCTCCCTCAGGCACCCTAAGGTCCTGGGCTGCAAGGACACTGCTGATCAAATGTCGATGACCTAAAGATGGGAAAGTGGCGACGACTTATGCTATTCGctctacttttcaaaattttccataataagaggttttttaaatatataatcaaaaatatttctatggttgtttctattattttatgataatttGCCTTCAGGAAATAGCATATCAAACCTCAAAGTGCCTGAAGGTCACCTGGAAGGTAACTGGCTTCCTGAGAGTGTGACTCTGGACATGGGCGTCAGTGTGGCACAGGCCACATTTACCAGTTAACCATCTCACTGACAGGTGTCAACTACTCAGAGATTGCTTGGTTAAGTTTCTTGTcttatttcaacatttaaaaaaaatttttattttgataaaatctaAGTGCCTTAATTGTGTCTCCCAAATGTGTCACTATTGATCTTATTACacgtttttaaaaaggaaaaaaatctgctaataaatatattcaaaatgccaGTAAGCCTGCCGTGGGAACTGCTGGCATCCCCCGCAGAGATGAAAAGGGAAAAGATATTCCTTAGAGAAAGTCACGTCTCCTGGGACAGGAAAGCAGCACCGTCTGAAAGCAGTATCGGTTATGGATGCAGAAAAGCAGAGAACTGAACACACTAAACACTTTAATTCACTAGAATTTAGCCTTTTTGCCtatttctttgttatatttttgcGTCTCTCCTGTTGGCTTCTCTAGCTGCACTGTTGTGTAGATCAGAGATCTATGCAAAGAAGGATgagagaagggacagagaaaaggagggagggcagagctggggactCACCTCATCTTTGGTTCGTCCTGTGTCTGAAAGAATAGTGCTGTGAGGCCCCTGCTGATGCTTTTATCCCTCCCAGATCCCACTCCACCCCCTTCTCGATTTTGTAATTCTTGTGTCTACACAACTTTGGCCTTGTTAAGGTCACTGGCACTTTCCAGTAACAAAGCCACAAACATCCCTGCGAAGAGCCGAGCTCTTGCCTCATGCCTGAGTTTCCCCTGGTGTTCTTTTACAAACCCCAAAGAAACCTGGCCACATCTGACCCCAGGTAGCTGCCAGAGTGTTTCCCGAAATCAGCGGCTGCGTGGGACTAGGGGAGGAACCATCGATCTGTGTCTCTTTGTTTTGGAGGGTTTTCAGCACTGAAAAAAGCTCTTCTTTGGGTGATTTCAAACCCCTTGTGGACACTCCTGCAACCTGGGGCTCTAAAGAAAGGCTTCCCTTGTCACAATAGTTTTCCTCACTCTGTGTTGACACCTGCCTATTGCTTAAAAGCTCTCCACCCTGAAATCAGTAAAATGAATTTATTGTGTCTTCTCTCATTGCTCTTTGCAAGAAATCACAAAAAATGGCTAAAGCTAGAGTGTGGACTCATGCACACCGTACTCGATGGCAGTGGTTCTCATGGTTTTATAGTCCAGTAATTAAGCCAAATAAGCAGATGAGAAAAATCTATATGCTTCAGTCAAATGCTGCACCTGTGTATCCCAAGTACTACTCAGTTGGAATTTAGTAGTAACTCAATAAGATATTGTTTTGTTCATTAGAAAAAGATCAGCGGGTCTTGAATGAGTGTACAAGAGAATCACTAGGGCGTATGGACGGTGGCACTGATGTAATAGCAAGACCACTGGAAGCAGCACCATGTCCATTAATAGGGCAGTGGCTAGATAATGTGTGGGATCTTCGTGTAATGGAATGCTATACAGCCATGAGAACGAGTGAACTGTGGAAGAACATGGATAATCTTATAGTTTTGGAAGAAAACTGCAAGTTTTAGGAGATTACATTAAGAATGATACCACTTGTACAGAGCTCAAAAGCAAGCAGACTcagcaatggattcttagatatgacaccaaaatcacaagcaacaaaagaataaatagataaactgggcttcatcaaaattataaacttttggGGCTGGTTCAGTGGCGTAGCGGTAGGTTcgcgtgttccgcttcagcagcccaggctttgccagtttggatcctaggcacagacctacacaccgcttatcaagctatgctgttgcagacatcccacacataaaatagaggagaatgggcacggatgttaggtcagagctaatcttcggggaaaaaaaaaaacttttgtgcattaaaGGACAACATCAAGAAAGTGAGAAGGCAATctatgaatgggagaaaatatttacaaatcatttatctgataaggatgtaatatccagactatataaagcACTCctacaacaaaaaaagacaaacaacccaattagaacATGGGCAatggatttgaatagacatttttccaaagaagatatacaaatggtcaataaactcataaaagatgcccaacatcattgGAAaatgtcattagagaaatgcaaatcaaaaccctgagacaccacctcacacccactaggatggctacaattaaaaaaaacaatatagTAAGGAttggcaggggccagccccgtggccgagtggttaagttcgcacgctcccctgtggcagcccagggtttcgccggttcggatcctgggcgcggacatggcactgctcatcaggccatggtgaggcggcatcccacatgccacaactagaaggacccacaactaaaaaaactacacaactatgtactgggggaattgagggagaaaaaggcaggggaaaaaaagattggcaacagttgttagctcaggtgccaatcttttaaaaagaaaaaataagtatcagcaaagatgtggagaagttAGAAATCCCCtgacgttgctggtgggaatgtaaaatggtgtagtctctgtggaaaacagtgtgatgattcctcaaaaagctaaacatagaattgccatatgacccagcaattcctcttctaggTGGATACCCAGAATAATTAAAAagagggactcaaacagatacttgtacaccagtgttcactgcagcattattcacattagccaaaaGGTAGACACAGCCCAGTGTCCTTCAGCAGATGGacgggtaaacaaaatgtggcatatacatacaacggaatattattcacctATAAAAAGCCTGATACGTGCTACGACGTgaagaaactttgaaaacattatgctaagtgaaagaaaccagaagtGAACagacaaatgttgtatgattccacttatatgaaatatctagaaaagcaaattcatagagacggactgagattagaggttaccagggccagggggaggggtggggagctgttgcttaataggtacagagtttctgtttggggtgatgaaaaggttttggaaacagtggggatggttgcacaacactgtgaatgtaattaatgccactgattTGTACACTTTAGAATTGCTGAAATcagaaattttattatatatattttggcacagtaaaaaaaattcaagaaaaaagtaaataaacttTTTCTTGGGAtccaaaaagttttttaaagcaagCAAAATTAAGCAATATATAATGCAAGCATAGATGCCAAGCAGACaaaaactatatttttttaaatgttagcagaatggaaaacacaaaatgtaaaatgttaaaatgttaattgtaaaaTGCTAAAATGTAAAAAGACACATGGGTAAgtataaatataagtaaattattgtttaatgatCCAGCTTTTGGGTTGGGTGATAGGTTCATGAATGTACATTTTATTATAGTGCTCtagttttaaaaagacatatatcacacacacacatatatgcctcacatataatatttataagtttcaaataacacaaaaatatgaaGGAGGGAGAATCCCCTGACAGACTTATGAAGAGGCAAAGCCCAGGCCCCTCCTTCCGGGAACTTGATTCCGACGGTCGGAGCAGGGTCTGAGAATCTGCCTTTTAAGTGCCTGTGACTTCTCCCATCCCTGCGTGCACACTGCAACGTGACGGAGAAGCCCTGTGGGCCTATAAAATGGAGGGGGTGCTTTCTGTTTGGGCTGCGGGTGCCCGCCTGGGATATCTAAAATGAAACACTTCCCACCACCACTGCAGAATAAATGCTTACCCACCAGGTGCACAAAACTTCACATTTCCCTTATGAACAAAACCTGAACTCTGTTTGCCACCTCGTTGCCTTGGGCAACAAGGGGGCAGTCACAGCCTCCCTGCCTTGGGCATCTTTTATTGACTTGATAAGAAAGCCCAAAGGTCTTCTTTCTTAATTGGGAATCAGAATGGGACAAGATGAGGAGGTGGCAAGCGGGAAGCCTCAGTGTAGCCAGCCACAGGAAGTAGTGAATACGTTTTGTAGGGAGAACAGAAAGCAGGAAAGCTTGAAAGACTAATAAGGCAAGACAGCAGTTAGCAGAGGAGCTTGCGGGGCAtagttttgattttgaaaataaaaaattatttttaaaa includes:
- the LOC100067869 gene encoding haptoglobin, whose amino-acid sequence is MSALGAVVALLLWGQLFAVDTGNEATDFTDDSCPKPPEIPNGYVEHLVRYQCKNYYRLRSEGDGVYALNSEKQWVNKASGTKLPECEAVCGKPKNPVDQVQRIIGGLLDAKGSFPWQAKLVSRHNLTTGATLISEQWLLTTAQNLFLNHTPDAKPKDIAPTLKLYVGRKQPVEIEKVVFHPDYQEVDIGLIKLKEKVPVGERVMPICLPSKDYAQVGRVGYVSGWGRNANFNFTELLKYVTLPVADQDTCVKHYEGSTVPEKKTNRSSVGVQPILNEHTFCAGLSKFQEDTCYGDAGSAFVIHDEEDDTWYAAGILSFDKSCAVAEYGVYVKVPSILDWVQKTIAEN